A portion of the Lolium rigidum isolate FL_2022 chromosome 1, APGP_CSIRO_Lrig_0.1, whole genome shotgun sequence genome contains these proteins:
- the LOC124707258 gene encoding uncharacterized protein LOC124707258, which produces MATFDVYGLENLSNSQLIESQICVVNQHRDDVSSLNVAIAGWTVNPSLYGDSRTHFFTLWTADGYKSTGCYDMSCVGFVPVNYAPITPGDILDPTDGHLKITIKIFKNKDDGDWWLHFGRDNHNLSAVGYWPKSIFNNLEDHANNIQWGGYTRSALHSASPPMGNGHWPKQRAASVRDVRYVDSSGKGYGIDPWPVGLRAYVSHKQCYDVSYFLNEMFYYGGPGGCTK; this is translated from the exons ATGGCAACATTTGACGTATATGGTTTGGAGAATCTGAGTAACAGCCAATTAATTGAGTCACAAATATGTGTGGTAAATCAGCATAGGGATGACGTCAGTAGCCTCAATGTTGCAATAGCCGGATGGACG GTAAACCCTTCCCTGTACGGTGATAGCAGAACACATTTCTTTACACTATGGACG GCAGATGGGTATAAATCAACTGGGTGCTATGATATGTCATGCGTTGGTTTTGTGCCGGTAAATTATGCTCCTATCACGCCAGGAGATATTCTAGATCCTACTGACGGACATCTTAAGATCACAATAAAGATTTTTAAG aataaggatgatggtgacTGGTGGTTGCACTTTGGTCGTGATAACCATAACCTTAGCGCTGTTGGGTACTGGCCAAAGAGTATTTTTAATAATTTAGAAGACCATGCAAATAACATACAATGGGGTGGTTACACTCGATCTGCGCTTCATAGTGCTAGCCCCCCAATGGGCAATGGACATTGGCCCAAACAAAGAGCAGCTTCTGTTCGAGACGTCCGATACGTCGACTCTAGTGGCAAAGGCTACGGAATTGATCCATGGCCTGTTGGCCTTCGTGCTTACGTATCCCATAAGCAGTGTTATGACGTTAGTTATTTTCTTAATGAAATGTTTTACTATGGAGGTCCAGGTGGTTGTACCAAGTAG